A section of the Acomys russatus chromosome 10, mAcoRus1.1, whole genome shotgun sequence genome encodes:
- the LOC127194199 gene encoding olfactory receptor 2A12-like, which yields MGINQTRITEMILLGFQVDPSLEMVLFGLFLLCYSLTLIGNGVILGLICLDARLHTPMYFFLSQLAVVDMSYASSTVPKMLTNMVLHQKTISFTPCLLQTFLYLAFAVTECTVLVVMSYDRYVAICHPLKYTLIMSWRACTILAATCWVFSFLLGSVHITLILRLPFCGPQKINHFFCQIMSVFRLACADTRLNQVVLFAGSVMVLVGPLFLVLVSYTRILVAILGIQSGEGRRKAFSTCSSHLCVVGLFFGSAIAMYMAPRSKNSQDQRKVLSLFYSLFNPMLNPLIYSLRNTEVKGALRRVLWKQRSL from the coding sequence ATGGGGATCAATCAGACACGAATCACTGAAATGATactgctgggattccaggttGACCCCTCCCTGGAAATGGTCCTGTTTGGCCTGTTCTTGCTGTGTTACAGCCTCACCTTGATAGGAAATGGGGTCATCCTGGGCCTCATCTGCCTAGATGCTAGGCTGCACACTCCTATGTACTTCTTCCTCTCACAACTGGCCGTTGTTGACATGTCCTATGCCTCCAGCACTGTCCCTAAAATGTTGACAAATATGGTGCTGCACCAAAAGACCATTTCCTTTACTCCATGCCTCCTTCAGACATTTTTGTATTTGGCTTTTGCTGTGACTGAGTGTACGGTTCTGGTGGTGATGTCCTATGACCGTTATGTAGCTATCTGTCACCCTTTGAAATACACACTCATCATGAGCTGGAGAGCATGCACCATCCTAGCTGCCACTTGCTGGGTGTTTAGCTTCCTGTTGGGCTCAGTCCACATCACTCTCATTCTAAGACTCCCATTTTGTGGGCCACAAAAAATCAACCACTTTTTCTGTCAAATCATGTCAGTTTTCAGATTGGCCTGTGCAGACACAAGACTCAACCAAGTTGTCCTCTTTGCTGGCTCTGTGATGGTCTTAGTGGGGCCCCTGTTCTTGGTGCTGGTCTCCTACACACGCATCCTGGTGGCCATCCTGGGTATCCAGTCAGGGGAGGGCCGCCGaaaggccttctccacctgctcctcaCATCTCTGTGTGGTTGGACTCTTTTTTGGCAGTGCCATTGCCATGTACATGGCCCCCAGGTCCAAAAATTCTCAAGACCAGAGGAAGGTATTGTCACTGTTTTACAGCCTTTTCAACCCTATGCTCAACCCTCTGATCTACAGTTTGAGGAACACAGAGGTGAAAGGTGCATTACGAAGAGTTCTTTGGAAGCAGAGATCACTTTGA